From Dendropsophus ebraccatus isolate aDenEbr1 chromosome 2, aDenEbr1.pat, whole genome shotgun sequence, a single genomic window includes:
- the MTERF1 gene encoding transcription termination factor 1, mitochondrial, with protein sequence MALKMLINLTGNFASCMKRPSKAAASFTLTIPAISWARFYTQQLSHSEVPVENLNLVANLEKIGVDLAQIRKRNAILLKKTITYEQKLKQFLTEKGADTKMVASIISRYPRAITRNYEVLEEMWNIWKKILETDATVLSVAQRSPESFFRTSNTGNLTKNIRYLQSLGLPPKILSQLMVKSPRTFANSVDLNKQNVEYLLGLCTQLGGQNPREFIRELISRNIFILTKSTNRVQANVENIKSLMKLDDCVLLLWIQGDGAPLLSLSYTYFEDNFKNVQEVLQSLGCTESEISLYVFMYPKVMLMTPKIFANKIKVLLECGVGVQDILNTPNILAVNINSLKSRIKALKGCGYDFRISGLSVLILSQPKFISRLERLCSAGSPEESDGHCR encoded by the coding sequence ATGGCACTGAAGATGCTGATTAACCTCACTGGGAATTTTGCATCTTGTATGAAAAGACCCAGTAAAGCGGCGGCAAGCTTTACCCTCACCATCCCGGCCATATCGTGGGCCAGGTTCTATACACAACAGCTTTCACACAGTGAAGTCCCTGTAGAAAACCTGAACCTGGTGGCCAACCTGGAGAAAATAGGGGTGGACTTGGCGCAGATCAGGAAGCGTAACGCCATCCTCCTCAAGAAAACCATCACCTACGAGCAAAAACTCAAACAGTTCCTGACCGAGAAAGGTGCCGACACTAAGATGGTGGCCAGCATCATTTCCCGGTACCCGCGGGCGATCACTCGCAATTACGAAGTCTTGGAAGAGATGTGGAACATTTGGAAAAAGATATTGGAGACGGACGCCACCGTCTTAAGTGTCGCGCAGCGTTCTCCTGAGTCTTTCTTCCGAACGTCCAACACCGGGAACTTGACCAAGAATATTCGTTACCTCCAGTCCCTCGGATTGCCGCCCAAAATCCTCTCCCAGCTGATGGTTAAGTCGCCCAGAACTTTTGCCAACAGTGTCGACCTAAACAAGCAGAACGTGGAATATTTACTAGGACTTTGCACGCAGTTAGGCGGCCAGAACCCGCGAGAGTTTATCCGCGAATTGATTTCtagaaatatttttattttgacCAAAAGTACAAATCGCGTCCAAGCCAACGTGGAAAACATAAAGTCCCTGATGAAGCTGGATGACTGCGTCCTGCTGCTGTGGATCCAAGGCGACGGCGCCCCCCTGCTCAGCCTCAGCTACACCTACTTCGAGGACAACTTTAAAAATGTTCAGGAAGTACTACAATCCCTGGGGTGTACGGAGTCAGAGATATCCCTCTACGTCTTCATGTATCCCAAAGTCATGCTGATGACGCCCAAGATATTTGCCAATAAGATCAAGGTCCTATTGGAGTGCGGCGTTGGCGTGCAGGATATCCTCAACACCCCAAATATTCTGGCCGTGAATATAAACAGCCTGAAATCTAGAATAAAGGCGCTGAAGGGCTGCGGCTATGACTTCAGGATATCCGGCCTCAGCGTCCTCATACTCAGCCAGCCAAAGTTTATCTCGAGGTTAGAGAGGCTTTGCAGTGCAGGGTCACCGGAAGAGAGCGACGGCCATTGCAGATGA